A single Anopheles maculipalpis chromosome 3RL, idAnoMacuDA_375_x, whole genome shotgun sequence DNA region contains:
- the LOC126564017 gene encoding exosome RNA helicase MTR4 codes for MLSDEEQTPKKPKVESILDDINLDNIESRIKVHTIQSPEACTHEVAVYPDQKYMPLKPATGKPAKEYAFVLDPFQKEAILCIENSQSVLVSAHTSAGKTVVAEYAIAKSLADKQRVIYTTPIKALSNQKYREFHEEFKDVGLVTGDVTINPSASCLIMTTEILRNMLYRGSEIMREVGWVVFDEIHYMRDKERGVVWEETLILLPDNVHYVFLSATIPNARQFAEWVCHLHKQPCHVVYTDYRPTPLQHYLFPAGGDGIHLVVDERGQFKEDNFNTAMNVLQTAGEAAKGDQKGRKGGLKASNQGETNIFKIVKMIMERNFAPVIIFSFSKKDCEVYAMQMAKLDFNSTMEKKLVDEVFNNAMDVLTEEDRQLPQVENVLPLLRRGIGIHHGGLLPILKETIEILFGEGLIKALFATETFAMGLNMPARTVLFTSPRKFDGKDFRWVTSGEYIQMSGRAGRRGLDDKGIVILMIDEAVSPMVGKDIVQGRPDPINSAFHLTYNMVLNLLRVEEINPEYMLERSFFQFQNQSSIPEIYKRVQRKQKQLLAVEIKDEQSIVSYHHIREQLDRLGQEFREYMTRPVYLVPFLQPGRMIKIQSDAGEFEWGIIVNFKKENADSKQNPLKTEQKVVIDVLLHVADGFEKEGIPKPCPAGKRGSVEVVPVLHKLVSRISSLRVYYPNDLRPADNRRSVLKTIEEVKKRFPQGPPLLNPITDMHIQEKEFQGIVEMIDKFEKRLFAHPLHESSGLERLYSQYMNKLELEKELRNEKNALREARSLLQMSELKHRKRVLRRLGYCTTADVIEFKGRVACELSCADELLITEMVFNGTFTDLTPAQSCALLSCFVCDEKSSEMPAATQELSGPLRQMQDLARRIAKVSNECKVEVDEERYVDSFKPFLMDVVLCWCKGASFAQLCKMTDIFEGSIIRCMRRLEELLRQMVQASKTIGNTDLENKFSEAIRLLKRDIVFAASLYL; via the exons ATGTTAAGCGACGAGGAACAAACTCCGAAAAAGCCCAAGGTGGAATCGATACTGGACGATATAAA tCTGGACAACATTGAGAGTCGCATCAAGGTGCACACGATACAGTCGCCGGAAGCGTGTACGCACGAGGTGGCCGTCTATCCGGACCAGAAGTACATGCCACTTAAACCCGCTACCGGCAAACCGGCCAAAGAGTACGCATTCGTATTGGATCCGTTCCAGAAGGAGGCAATCCTATGCATCGAAAACAGTCAATCCGTGCTGGTGTCCGCGCATACGTCCGCCGGTAAGACCGTGGTGGCGGAATATGCCATCGCGAAATCGTTAGCGGACAAGCAGCGAGTCATCTACACCACACCGATTAAAGCGCTCTCGAACCAGAAGTATCGTGAATTTCACGAAGAGTTTAAAGATGTCGGGTTGGTGACGGGTGATGTGACGATCAATCCGAGCGCATCCTGTCTGATTATGACGACGGAAATTCTGCGCAACATGCTGTACCGAGGGTCGGAGATTATGCGTGAGGTCGGTTGGGTTGTATTTGACGAGATTCACTACATGCGCGATAAGGagcgtggtgtggtgtgggaAGAAACGCTTATCCTGCTGCCGGACAACGTGCACTACGTGTTCCTGTCGGCGACGATTCCTAATGCGCGTCAGTTTGCGGAATGGGTTTGCCATCTGCACAAACAACCGTGCCATGTGGTGTATACGGATTATCGACCAACACCGTTGCAGCACTATCTGTTCcctgctggtggtgatggcaTTCATCTGGTGGTGGATGAACGGGGCCAGTTTAAGGAGGATAATTTTAACACGGCAATGAACGTGCTGCAGACGGCTGGAGAGGCGGCTAAAGGTGATCAGAAGGGTCGGAAGGGTGGCCTGAAAGCGTCCAACCAGGGTGAGACGAACATTTTCAAGATTGTAAAGATGATCATGGAGCGGAACTTTGCGCCGGTCATTATATTCTCGTTCAGCAAGAAGGACTGTGAGGTTTACGCGATGCAGATGGCAAAGTTGGACTTTAATTCTACGATGGAGAAGAAACTGGTCGATGAAGTGTTTAATAATGCGATGGATGTGCTAACGGAAGAGGATCGTCAGCTACCGCAGGTCGAGAACGTGCTACCTCTATTGCGGCGTGGAATCGGCATTCATCATGGTGGATTGCTACCCATTCTCAAGGAAACGATCGAGATCCTATTCGGGGAAGGTTTGATTAAGGCGCTGTTTGCGACGGAAACGTTTGCGATGGGACTAAACATGCCGGCCCGTACGGTACTCTTCACCAGTCCGCGAAAGTTCGACGGCAAAGACTTCCGTTGGGTAACGTCCGGTGAATACATTCAAATGTCGGGACGTGCCGGTCGGCGTGGTTTAGACGACAAAGGTATCGTTATCCTGATGATCGATGAAGCCGTCTCACCGATGGTTGGCAAGGACATCGTGCAGGGGAGACCAGATCCGATCAATTCCGCATTTCACCTGACGTACAATATGGTGCTGAACTTGCTGCGTGTCGAAGAGATCAATCCGGAGTACATGCTGGAACGATCGTTCTTCCAGTTTCAGAACCAATCCTCCATACCGGAGATTTATAAGCGTGTCCAgcggaaacaaaagcaactgCTGGCGGTAGAAATTAAGGACGAACAGTCGATCGTTTCGTACCATCACATTCGCGAACAGTTGGATCGACTTGGCCAGGAGTTCCGGGAGTATATGACGCGACCCGTTTATTTGGTCCCTTTCCTGCAGCCGGGTCGCATGATAAAGATCCAATCGGATGCGGGAGAGTTCGAGTGGGGCATCATAGTGAACTTCAAGAAGGAAAATGCAGACTCGAAGCAAAATCCACTTAAAACCGAGCAGAAGGTAGTGATCGATGTGTTGCTCCACGTGGCGGATGGATTCGAGAAGGAAGGCATCCCGAAACCATGTCCAGCGGGAAAGCGTGGATCGGTAGAGGTAGTTCCCGTGCTGCATAAGCTTGTATCACGCATCAGCTCGCTGCGTGTTTACTACCCGAATGATCTGCGTCCGGCGGATAATCGTCGATCGGTGCTGAAGACGATCGAGGAAGTGAAGAAGCGATTTCCGCAGGGCCCTCCACTGCTAAACCCGATCACCGATATGCACATTCAGGAGAAAGAATTCCAAGGAATCGTCGAGATGATCGACAAGTTTGAGAAGCGTCTGTTTGCTCACCCGCTGCACGAATCGTCCGGTCTTGAACGATTGTACTCTCAGTACATGAACAAGCTAGAGTTGGAAAAGGAACTACGGAACGAGAAGAACGCACTTCGCGAAGCACGCAGTCTATTGCAGATGAGTGAGTTGAAGCACCGGAAGCGTGTACTTCGCCGTCTCGGGTACTGCACCACAGCCGATGTGATTGAGTTTAAGGGTCGAGTAGCTTGCGAGCTAAGCTGCGCGGACGAGCTACTCATCACGGAGATGGTGTTTAATGGTACGTTTACGGACCTAACGCCGGCCCAATCGTGCGCATTGCTAAGCTGTTTCGTGTGCGACGAAAAGAGCAGTGAAATGCCGGCGGCAACGCAGGAACTGTCTGGGCCGTTGCGTCAAATGCAGGATTTAGCACGCCGGATAGCGAAGGTGTCGAACGAGTGTAAGGTGGAGGTGGACGAGGAACGGTACGTCGATTCTTTTAAACCGTTCTTGATGGATGTGGTGTTGTGCTGGTGTAAGGGTGCCTCGTTTGCGCAACTCTGCAAGATGACGGACATTTTCGAGGGGTCTATTATTCGGTGTATGCGTCGGCTGGAGGAACTGCTGCGGCAGATGGTACAGGCATCGAAAACGATCGGTAACACGGATCTAGAGAATAAGTTCTCCGAAGCGATCCGGTTGCTGAAGCGTGATATCGTGTTTGCTGCGTCACTTTACTTGTAA
- the LOC126565152 gene encoding uncharacterized protein LOC126565152: protein MKPLKTSKHTTNAEREKVVRAYEKGYNMKEIAGMLHMKRSTVHGVIKRFRETGQTPKERNSSYVRIINSQHVQLIKEWIEADHRITLKQIVTKLKEEHGIDVSKSTVSRTTKSLQDTLKTPRNIRLMARKSLLLESSNSAQAILPPIDQESLEANASPSLSQTVSNTSSSGSSRALTPPPGTSRAVTQSPEASITDASFKPEPSRGEETPPPSPPRIVSSHQRTLAVNRHREEINHTHNQIILNTLETVSAATNRLMEESRPQTDEAIFGAWVGGLLSEWSPPRRCTMKVAIRKMMLEARG from the exons ATGAAACCACTTAAAACCAGCAAACACACGACGAACGCTGAACGCGAAAAAGTTGTGCGTGCCTACGAAAAAGGATACAACATGAAGGAGATAGCCGGTATGTTACACATGAAGCGCAGCACCGTGCATGGAGTTATTAAAAGATTTCGCGAAACGGGACAGACGCCAAAGGAGCGTAATTCGTCATATGTGAGAATAATAAACTCACAACACGTTCAGCTGATCAAGGAGTGGATAGAGGCGGATCACAGGATTACGCTGAAACAGATTGTTACAAAACTGAAAGAGGAACACGGAATCGATGTATCGAAATCGACGGTATCGAGAACAACTAAAAGTTTACAAGACACTTTAAAAACTCCTCGCAACATTCGACTGATGGCACGCAAATCT CTACTGCTCGAGTCATCAAATTCGGCTCAAGCTATCCTACCACCTATTGACCAAGAGTCCTTAGAGGCAAATGCATCACCTAGCCTATCACAAACGGTCTCAAACACATCGTCATCAGGATCGTCTCGAGCGCTAACTCCGCCACCAGGAACATCCCGTGCAGTAACACAATCACCGGAAGCTTCCATAACTGATGCATCTTTCAAGCCGGAACCGTCTCGAGGCGAAGAAACACCACCGCCGAGTCCGCCTCGAATCGTTTCGTCCCATCAGCGTACACTTGCCGTAAACCGTCATCGGGAAGAAATTAACCACACCCACAACCAAATCATTTTAAACACGCTGGAAACAGTTTCTGCAGCAACGAACCGTTTGATGGAAGAAAGTCGTCCACAAACGGATGAAGCGATTTTTGGTGCGTGGGTTGGTGGCCTGCTGTCGGAATGGTCACCACCAAGGCGATGCACGATGAAGGTGGCCATCCGGAAAATGATGCTCGAGGCACGGGGTTAG